TAATTACATTTACAATTCTTTCAAAATCTTTTTCGAAAACACACCTTAAATCCATGAAGAATGTGTCGTCATGAACAGTTCCAATGATATGTTCATCAGATAATCTAAGTCTACGTTCAAATTCCGATACTTTCATTTCTGGTTTAACGGCAATAGAATACGAATTTAATTTGTCTAATGGATATGCTCCACCGCCAACTTCGCTTTGAGATTCTACAATTTCCATATTAAGTTCCACTTCTTTTTCTATCATAGATTTAAGTTTTTCAGCTTTTCTAAGAATTTCTTCTTTTGGCATGGATATCATCTTCAAAGTTGGGATGTTTGCAATTGCCTTTTCATCATCTAAGTAGAATTTGAGAGTTTCTTCCAAAGCACCTAATGTAAACTTATCAACTCTGAATGCTCTCAACAATTGATTCTTCTTGATTTTAGATATCAATTCTTTCTTTCCAACTATAATTCCTGCTTGAGGTCCACCTAAAATCTTGTCACCAGAGAATGATACCAAATCAATTCCTTCATTAATACAATCCTTGACAGTTCTCTCGTAACTAAGTCCAAACTTAGACAAATCAATCAAAGAACCTGAACCCAAATCTTCTATTAAATGTATGCCTTTTTCATCACACAAATCTCTCAATTCATCTCCACTTACGCTCTCACTAAATCCTACTACAGAATAATTTGAAGTGTGAACTTTCATGATAAGCGCAGTTTCTTCATTAATATTATCTTCGTAATCGTATAAGTGTGTTTTGTTAGTTGAACCAACCTCCACTAATTTAGCACCGGATTTTTCCATAATTGAAGATATTCTAAAAGATCCACCAACCTCAACTAGTTCTCCTCTACTTATGATAGCTTGTTTGTTTTGAGCTAAAGTATTTAAAGCAAGAAAAACAGCAGCTGCATTATTGTTTACAACTACAGCATCCTCGGCTTTTGTAATTCTTTTTAAAAGTTCTACAGCGTGAACATATCTGGAGCCTCTTTTGCCTTCATCTAAGTCGTACTCTAAGTTAGAATAATTTCCAGCGATTTTACACAAGTTATCTACAACTTTTTCATTTAACAATGATCTACCAAGGTTTGTATGTAAAATAACCCCCGTTGCATTTATTACTGGTTTCAATGATGGAGAAAAATTTTTGTCCATAAGTTCAAATGCTTTATCAATAACATCTTTGTTATAAAAATCAAACTCTTCTTTATTTAATATTCTATTTCTAAAAAATTCTATAGATTCTCTTACAGAATCTTTAATTAAACCTTCAGGATATTCTTCATAAGCTTTTAAAATTTCTTCGGATTCTAAAATTTCTGAAACTTGAGGAAGTTTCTTGAACATTTCTTGTAAATTAGCTCCCATTTTTTTGGCCTCCATTTTCTTCTATATAATATATACGTATTTGACATTAACTTATGAGTAAATTATAATATAAGAGCAGAGAATTGTCTATCATATAGCGATTGGAAGATTGTAATCGCTTTTTTAATCATAATAGAATTCGAATTTTTTATTTACGTATTAATGTTTTGGTTTTAACAAATTAAATTTCATTTAATAAAGTAATTTGTGATTTTTTATGAGCGGTTATTATGATTTCCTATATATGATTACATTTGAGTGATTTTGTTATATAATAATATTGAGCTAGAAAATAGCTTATAACGAATCAAAAGACAGGTAGGGTAAAAGATGTTATTAATCACAAACAATGAATTTTTTAAAGATGCTATCAAATGGAATGATGTGACAGTTGAATACATTGATATCGACTACATCGGAATTTTGAAAAAAGCACGCGATTTAATTCATCAAAATTATCGCCTAGTCACTCACCCACTTTATGGATCAGTAAAACCTAACGAAACTGTTTTTAGATCCGTTATTTTGGAAAAGGGTGACAAATTTGATACTGATTCTTTGATGATGATTGAAGAATCTATCAACACTGCAACTAAGTTTATGAATATTTCTAAACCAAAGCGTTGGCCACCTGAAATCTTAGATGATTTTAGAGTTGTCGACTTCGACATAATCAGTCAAACTTTGGATAGAATATTAATATAAAAATTTTAGGAGGCATTTGAAATGTTAGAATTAGACAAGAAAACTTTTGAACCAGAAGTATTAGAAGCTGAAGGATTAGTATTCGTAGACTTCTGGAGTGACGGATGTGAACCATGTAAGGCACTTATGCCAGGCGTTCATGAATTAGCTGAAAAATACGGTGACAAAATTAAATTCTGTTCACTAAACATTACTTCAGCTAGAAGAGTTGCTATCAAACAACAAGTATTAGGATTACCAACTATGTTAATGTACAAAGACGGTCAAAAAATTGATGAAATCAATAAAGATGACGCTAATTTGGAAAACATAGAAGCAATGATCCAAAAACACTACAACTAATCTCAAGCTAGATTAAAGTAGAAGTAAATTAGTTAAAAACTCATTAGGGGTCACTCCCCTATTGAGTTTAAATAAAAAAATATTATAGGAGGTTAAGATATGCGTCTTGAATTAGGTAAGATTTTTATTAAAGACATCATCTTTGATGAAGGTGAGTCAAGAATCGAAGACCACATTTTGTATCTTAATAAGAAAGAATTAGCAGATGTATCAGGTGTAGCTGATGATGAACACTTAGAATCAATTGATTTTGATATCGCTCATCCAGGCGAAAGCACTCGTATAACACCAGTTAAGGATGTTAACGAACCAAGAGTTAAAGTTGAAGGTGGAGAAATATTCCCAGGATTATTAAACAAAGTTGACCCTGTAGGTTCAGGTAAAACTATCGCTCTTAAAGACATTGCTGTTGTTACAACAGGTAAAATCGTAGGATTCCAAGAAGGTATCATCGATATGTCAGGTTTAGGTGCTGAATACACTCCATTCTCTAAGACAGTTAACTTAGTAGTAACTATCGAACCAGTTGAAGGTGTTAAACAACACAATCACGAAGCTGGAGTTAGAATGGCTGGTTTAAGAATCACTGATTTCATCGGTAGATTAGCAAAAGATTTAGAAGCAGATGAATGGGAAACATTCGAAACTCTTCCAATCTTAGAACAAGTTAAACAATATCCAGAATTACCAAAAGTTGTATATGTTTACATGTTACAAACTCAAGGTTTATTACACGACACTTATGTTTATGGAGTTGACGCTAAGAAAATTATTCCAACTTTCTTATACCCAACTGAAATCATGGACGGAGCAATTTGTTCAGGTAACTGTGTAAGTGCTTGTGACAAAAACCCAACTTACGTTCACTTAAACAATGGTGTAATCAGAGAATTATACAAAGAACACGGTAAATCAATCAACTTCTTAGGAGTTGTAATTACTAACGAAAATGTATACTTGATGGATAAAGTTAGACACTCTGACATGACTGCAAAACTTTGTGAATTCTTAGGAGCTGACGCTGCTATCGTATCACAAGAAGGTTTCGGTAACCCAGATACTGACTTAATAATGAACTGTAAGAAGATTGAAGGTAAAGGAATCAAAACTGTTATCATCACTGATGAATATGCAGGACGTGACGGTGCTTCTCAATCATTAGCAGACGCTGACCCAGCTGCAACTGCAGTAGTAACTGGTGGTAATGCTAACCAATTCATCACTTTACCAAAGATGGACAAAGTAATTGGTCACATCCAATTCGTTGACACTATCGCTGGTGGATCTGATGGAGCATTGAAAGAAGACGGTACTATCGAAGTAGAAATCCAAGCAATTACTGGTGCTACTAACGAAACTGGATTCAACAGATTAACAGCAAAAACTTATTAATTAATAAAAAAGATTTATTCAAAACAAAATATATTTAAATTTAAGAAAGGATAATTATGGGATTTTTAGAAAATAAAAAAGTTATCATAATTGGAGACCGTGATGGAATTCCTGGTCTTGCAATTGAAACATGTGTAAACACAGTTCCTAACACAGAAGTAATTTTCTCATCTACAGAATGTTTCGTCTGAACTAGTGCAGGAGCTATGGACTTAGAAAACCAAAAGAGAGTTAAAGACTTCGCTGAACAATACGGAGCTGAAAACGTAGTGGTTCTTCTAGGTGCCGCAGAAGCTGAAGCTGCAGGTCTTGCAGCTGAAACAGTAACAGCAGGTGACCCAACATTCGCAGGCCCATTAGCAGGCGTTGAACTTGGATTGTTAGTTTACCATGTTGTTGAAGAAGAATGTAAAGAACAATTCGATGCTGACGTTTATGATGAACAAGTTGGTATGATGGAAATGGTTCTTGACGTTGATGAAATCGCTGAAGAAATGAACGATATCAGAAGCGATTATTGTAAATTTTTATAAAGAAAGGAAGTAAGCTTAATGGATAAAATTAGAGTTGTTCATTATATAAACCAATTCTTCGCTGGTATTGGTGGAGAAGAAAAAGCTGATACAAAACCATTTATAGCAGAACAATTACCTCCTATCTCAGCTCAATTAGACAGTAAATTGGGAGACGAGTTCGAAGTAGTTAGAACTGTAGTATGTGGTGACTCATATTTCGGTGAAAATATGGAAGCTGCTCAAAAAGAAGTATTGGATATGATCAAAGAAGCTAATCCAGACTTCGTAGTAACTGGTCCTGCATTTAACGCTGGTAGATACGGTGTTGCTGCTGGTACTGTTGCAAAAGCAGTTAAAGATGAATTAAATATTCCTGTACTAACAGGTATGTATCCTGAAAACCCAGGTGCAGATATGTACAAAAAGGACGTATATATCGTAGAAACTAAGAATAGTGCCGCTGGTATGAGAGACGCTATGAAGAAAATTAGTAAATTAGGACCTAAGGTTGCTAAAGGAGAAGAAATCGGCTCTCCTAAAGAAGAAGGATATATCGAAAGAGGAGTTCGTGTTAACTTCTTTGCAGACAAAATCGGTTCTCAAAGAGCTGTTGAAATGCTTATTAAGAAAATTAATGGCGAAGAATTTGAAACAGAATATCCAATGCCTGCATTCGACAGAGTTGAACCTGGTAAAGCTATCAAAGATTTATCAAAAGCAAGAATCGCTCTTGTAACTTCTGGTGGTACAGTTCCAAAAGGAAACCCAGACCACATCGAATCATCTTCAGCAACTAAATACGGTGCTTATGACTTCCACGGAATCGATGACTTGACTTCTGAAAACTCAGAAACAGCTCACGGTGGATACGACCCAGTATACGCTAACGAAGATGGAGACAGAGTTACTCCTATCGATGTTATGAGAGAATTCGAAAGAGAAGGAGTTATCGGTTCATTACACGAAACTTACTATACTACAGTAGGTAACGGTACTGCCGTAGCTAACGCTGATGCTTTCGGTACTGAAATTGGTGAAAGATTATTAGCTGACAACGTAGACGCAGTTGTTCTTACTAGTACCTGAGGTACTTGTACACGTTGCGGTGCAACGATGGTAAAAGCAATTGAACGTACAGGACTTCCTGTTGTTCATATTTGTACAGTTACTCCTATCTCATTAACAGTAGGTGCTAACAGAATTGTCCCAGCTATTGCTATTCCTCACCCATTAGGAAACCCAGCATTAACTAAAGAAGAAGAATATAGTCTTCGTAAAAAGATTGTTATGAAAGCATTAAACGCTTTAACTACAGAGGTAGAAGACCAAACAGTTTTTGAAGACTAATTCAAATATAAATAAATAATAAAGGAGAATAGTTAACAGATGAATTTTCCAGTATTAAAGGGAGCTGGCTATGTATTAGTCAACACTCCTGATATGATTATCCAAAACGGATCAACATGTCAAACTGAAAGAGTAGTAAACCCAGATTCTGAATTCTTAAAAGAAGTTGGAAAACACATTAGAAGTTTTGATGAGGTAGTAAAATATCTTCCTAACCAAGTTTATATAGGAAATGTTACTCCTCAAGAACTTGAAAATTACGAAATGCCATTTACTAATCACTCTTACGAAGAAGGTAAGGCTGATGGTAAAATGGGTAAAATCGTAAAACAAGACGTATTCATCGCATTATTACAAATGTCTGATGCATTCGACTTAGTAAAACTTTCTGAAGAATTCGTAAACGAAATCAAACCAGTTATCGAAAAAGAATATCCAATTTTAGAACCATATTTCGGTCACCTAAAAGGATCTGATATTTCAAATGCTCAAGAATTATTCGACACTCACATGGCAGAAGC
This Finegoldia magna ATCC 53516 DNA region includes the following protein-coding sequences:
- the grdB gene encoding glycine reductase complex selenoprotein B, with the translated sequence MDKIRVVHYINQFFAGIGGEEKADTKPFIAEQLPPISAQLDSKLGDEFEVVRTVVCGDSYFGENMEAAQKEVLDMIKEANPDFVVTGPAFNAGRYGVAAGTVAKAVKDELNIPVLTGMYPENPGADMYKKDVYIVETKNSAAGMRDAMKKISKLGPKVAKGEEIGSPKEEGYIERGVRVNFFADKIGSQRAVEMLIKKINGEEFETEYPMPAFDRVEPGKAIKDLSKARIALVTSGGTVPKGNPDHIESSSATKYGAYDFHGIDDLTSENSETAHGGYDPVYANEDGDRVTPIDVMREFEREGVIGSLHETYYTTVGNGTAVANADAFGTEIGERLLADNVDAVVLTSTUGTCTRCGATMVKAIERTGLPVVHICTVTPISLTVGANRIVPAIAIPHPLGNPALTKEEEYSLRKKIVMKALNALTTEVEDQTVFED
- the selA gene encoding L-seryl-tRNA(Sec) selenium transferase, yielding MGANLQEMFKKLPQVSEILESEEILKAYEEYPEGLIKDSVRESIEFFRNRILNKEEFDFYNKDVIDKAFELMDKNFSPSLKPVINATGVILHTNLGRSLLNEKVVDNLCKIAGNYSNLEYDLDEGKRGSRYVHAVELLKRITKAEDAVVVNNNAAAVFLALNTLAQNKQAIISRGELVEVGGSFRISSIMEKSGAKLVEVGSTNKTHLYDYEDNINEETALIMKVHTSNYSVVGFSESVSGDELRDLCDEKGIHLIEDLGSGSLIDLSKFGLSYERTVKDCINEGIDLVSFSGDKILGGPQAGIIVGKKELISKIKKNQLLRAFRVDKFTLGALEETLKFYLDDEKAIANIPTLKMISMPKEEILRKAEKLKSMIEKEVELNMEIVESQSEVGGGAYPLDKLNSYSIAVKPEMKVSEFERRLRLSDEHIIGTVHDDTFFMDLRCVFEKDFERIVNVIKSNIL
- a CDS encoding GrdX family protein, coding for MLLITNNEFFKDAIKWNDVTVEYIDIDYIGILKKARDLIHQNYRLVTHPLYGSVKPNETVFRSVILEKGDKFDTDSLMMIEESINTATKFMNISKPKRWPPEILDDFRVVDFDIISQTLDRILI
- the trxA gene encoding thioredoxin TrxA, whose amino-acid sequence is MLELDKKTFEPEVLEAEGLVFVDFWSDGCEPCKALMPGVHELAEKYGDKIKFCSLNITSARRVAIKQQVLGLPTMLMYKDGQKIDEINKDDANLENIEAMIQKHYN
- a CDS encoding glycine/sarcosine/betaine reductase component B subunit, whose amino-acid sequence is MRLELGKIFIKDIIFDEGESRIEDHILYLNKKELADVSGVADDEHLESIDFDIAHPGESTRITPVKDVNEPRVKVEGGEIFPGLLNKVDPVGSGKTIALKDIAVVTTGKIVGFQEGIIDMSGLGAEYTPFSKTVNLVVTIEPVEGVKQHNHEAGVRMAGLRITDFIGRLAKDLEADEWETFETLPILEQVKQYPELPKVVYVYMLQTQGLLHDTYVYGVDAKKIIPTFLYPTEIMDGAICSGNCVSACDKNPTYVHLNNGVIRELYKEHGKSINFLGVVITNENVYLMDKVRHSDMTAKLCEFLGADAAIVSQEGFGNPDTDLIMNCKKIEGKGIKTVIITDEYAGRDGASQSLADADPAATAVVTGGNANQFITLPKMDKVIGHIQFVDTIAGGSDGALKEDGTIEVEIQAITGATNETGFNRLTAKTY
- the grdA gene encoding glycine/sarcosine/betaine reductase complex selenoprotein A; translated protein: MGFLENKKVIIIGDRDGIPGLAIETCVNTVPNTEVIFSSTECFVUTSAGAMDLENQKRVKDFAEQYGAENVVVLLGAAEAEAAGLAAETVTAGDPTFAGPLAGVELGLLVYHVVEEECKEQFDADVYDEQVGMMEMVLDVDEIAEEMNDIRSDYCKFL